A genome region from Alistipes dispar includes the following:
- a CDS encoding YhcH/YjgK/YiaL family protein yields MILDSLKNSALYHSLNPRLERAFSLIASTDWTGMEPGVHELDGRDIFVNVMDVDLKRRPDAKLEVHDAYIDIQVLVAGTEESFGWSERKDLRQPLGTFDTQKDIQFFDDEPQTYYTLRPGQFTMLLPEDGHAPMVGEGHIRKIIVKVRR; encoded by the coding sequence ATGATTCTCGATTCTCTGAAAAACAGCGCGCTGTATCATTCGCTCAACCCGCGGCTCGAACGGGCCTTCTCGCTCATCGCCTCGACCGACTGGACCGGCATGGAGCCGGGCGTCCACGAACTCGACGGACGGGATATTTTCGTCAATGTGATGGACGTGGACCTCAAGCGCAGGCCCGATGCCAAACTGGAGGTGCACGACGCCTATATCGACATTCAGGTCCTCGTCGCAGGTACGGAGGAGTCGTTCGGCTGGAGCGAGCGCAAGGACCTCCGGCAGCCGCTGGGGACGTTCGATACGCAGAAGGACATCCAGTTCTTCGACGACGAGCCGCAGACCTACTATACGCTGCGTCCCGGCCAGTTCACGATGCTGCTGCCCGAGGACGGCCATGCGCCGATGGTGGGCGAGGGGCATATCCGCAAGATCATCGTCAAGGTCCGCCGGTAG
- a CDS encoding FprA family A-type flavoprotein, giving the protein MAITEILPGIHYVGVNDRTTTRFEGLWSLPSGVSYNSYLVIGEKIALIDTVEEAFGSRLFENIREVIGERKIDYLVVNHMEPDHSSSIAALRLRYPDLRIVGNAKTLQMIGGYYGIGTGTVEVGEGSTLDLGGKVLSFHLIPMVHWPETMVTWYADEGVVFSGDAFGTFGALDGGITDSQVEPERYWDEMRRYYACIVGKYGVPVQKALQKVGGLPIRTICPTHGPVWQREIPRVVDLYDRLSRYEGEPGAVVAYGSMYGNTEQMAERIARELAEAGVRRIRVHNLSYADPSVVLRDVFRYDTLVVGSPTYNAELFPPVEQLLRRLEARCIPQRNFAFFGSFTWAAAAVRRMKEFSERMKWEPVCGPVEMKQGYSPAMIDPCRSLAAAVAERVLRK; this is encoded by the coding sequence ATGGCTATCACGGAAATTCTGCCCGGCATCCATTACGTCGGCGTAAACGACCGCACCACCACCCGCTTCGAAGGGCTCTGGTCGCTTCCTTCGGGGGTTTCGTACAACTCCTATCTGGTCATCGGCGAGAAGATCGCCCTCATCGACACCGTGGAGGAGGCTTTCGGCAGCCGCCTGTTCGAGAACATCCGCGAAGTGATCGGCGAGCGGAAGATCGACTACCTCGTGGTGAACCACATGGAACCCGACCACTCCTCGTCGATCGCGGCCCTGCGGCTGCGCTACCCCGACCTGCGGATCGTCGGCAACGCCAAGACGCTCCAGATGATCGGCGGCTACTACGGCATCGGCACGGGGACGGTCGAGGTCGGGGAGGGTTCGACGCTCGATCTGGGCGGCAAGGTGCTCTCGTTCCACCTGATCCCGATGGTCCACTGGCCGGAGACGATGGTGACGTGGTATGCCGACGAGGGGGTCGTCTTCTCGGGCGACGCGTTCGGCACGTTCGGCGCCCTCGACGGCGGCATCACCGATTCGCAGGTCGAACCGGAACGCTACTGGGACGAGATGCGCCGCTACTACGCCTGCATAGTGGGCAAATACGGCGTCCCCGTGCAGAAGGCGCTGCAAAAGGTCGGCGGGCTTCCGATCCGGACCATCTGCCCGACGCACGGCCCCGTCTGGCAGCGCGAGATTCCCCGCGTGGTAGATCTGTACGACCGTCTGAGCCGCTACGAAGGCGAACCGGGCGCGGTCGTGGCCTACGGTTCGATGTACGGCAACACGGAGCAGATGGCCGAACGCATCGCCCGGGAGCTGGCCGAGGCGGGCGTGCGGCGAATCCGGGTCCACAACCTCTCCTACGCCGATCCGTCGGTCGTGCTGCGCGACGTCTTCCGCTACGACACGCTCGTCGTCGGCAGCCCGACCTACAACGCCGAGCTTTTCCCGCCCGTCGAGCAACTGCTGCGCCGCCTCGAGGCGCGCTGCATCCCGCAGCGCAACTTCGCCTTCTTCGGCTCCTTCACGTGGGCCGCGGCCGCCGTGCGCCGGATGAAGGAGTTCTCCGAGCGCATGAAGTGGGAGCCGGTGTGCGGTCCCGTGGAGATGAAGCAGGGCTACTCGCCCGCGATGATCGACCCGTGCCGCTCGCTCGCCGCCGCCGTCGCCGAACGGGTGCTGCGCAAATAA
- a CDS encoding RagB/SusD family nutrient uptake outer membrane protein, whose translation MKKTIKFAAALLIGTSLLSTGCLEETFPQQGTVTVDQAGDAPNAFNNFVTACTSTLAGEFLYAGNANMNAYDFGYPSFLLQRDVMGQDIALEDTGYEQFTTWYTCGVGLGPDYAICQVPWTIYYGWIKNCNVVISLAGEKPDEEHIVGAGIAHAMRAFYYMDLARMYAPQTYKGHEDAPTVPIVTEKTTNAEATNNPRATNKEIWEELILKDLDKAESYLADYKRTDQTTPDLSVVYGLKARAYLTMEKWPEAEEYAKKAQEGYTMMTEAEYLDHDKGFNTPNNSWMFMTKYDAEDPNITLNDGDSSWGSQMMIEITTSNGYAHGAGTVKRIDAHLLETIPQTDWRRKCFIDPELDELVAEAQTVEELNKIVADYLSDVSSYPETITSTAQASASGAFGGLSLKFRLGGGDAGHSNAQFVGFVVAVPLMRVEEMKLIEAEAAGMQDEGRGKTLLEAFAKTRDPQYTYNDLQSFRDNVWWQRRVELWGEGFATFDIKRFEKGITRSYAGTNHPKGYRWNTDGVPDWMNLCIVGTEVNFNQACTNNPTPIQPTEDSPEKVW comes from the coding sequence ATGAAAAAGACCATAAAATTTGCAGCAGCGTTGCTTATCGGCACATCCCTCCTGTCCACCGGCTGCCTGGAGGAGACCTTCCCGCAGCAGGGGACCGTCACCGTGGATCAGGCGGGCGATGCGCCGAACGCCTTCAACAACTTCGTCACGGCCTGCACCTCGACCCTCGCGGGCGAGTTCCTCTACGCCGGAAACGCCAATATGAATGCATACGATTTCGGCTATCCGTCGTTCCTGCTCCAGCGCGACGTCATGGGACAGGACATCGCGCTCGAAGACACGGGATACGAACAGTTCACGACGTGGTACACCTGCGGTGTGGGCCTGGGTCCCGACTACGCCATCTGCCAGGTTCCCTGGACGATCTACTACGGATGGATCAAGAACTGCAACGTGGTGATTTCGCTCGCCGGCGAAAAGCCCGACGAGGAGCATATCGTGGGAGCGGGCATCGCCCATGCCATGCGCGCCTTCTACTACATGGACCTGGCCCGCATGTACGCACCCCAGACCTACAAGGGTCATGAAGACGCCCCGACCGTGCCCATCGTCACGGAAAAAACGACCAACGCGGAAGCCACGAACAACCCGCGCGCTACGAACAAGGAGATATGGGAGGAGCTTATTCTCAAGGACCTCGACAAGGCCGAGAGCTATCTGGCCGACTACAAGCGCACGGACCAGACGACGCCCGACCTGAGCGTGGTTTACGGCCTGAAGGCCCGCGCCTACCTGACGATGGAGAAGTGGCCCGAAGCCGAGGAGTATGCGAAAAAGGCCCAGGAAGGCTATACGATGATGACCGAAGCGGAATACCTCGACCACGACAAGGGCTTCAACACGCCCAACAATTCGTGGATGTTCATGACGAAGTACGACGCCGAGGATCCCAACATCACGCTGAACGACGGCGACTCGAGCTGGGGTTCGCAGATGATGATCGAAATCACCACCTCCAACGGCTATGCGCACGGAGCCGGCACGGTGAAGCGTATCGACGCGCACCTGCTGGAGACCATTCCGCAGACCGACTGGCGCCGCAAGTGCTTCATCGACCCCGAGCTGGACGAGCTCGTAGCCGAAGCGCAAACGGTCGAGGAGCTGAACAAGATCGTCGCCGACTACCTTTCCGACGTCTCGTCCTACCCGGAGACGATCACCTCCACCGCACAGGCTTCGGCCTCGGGCGCCTTCGGCGGCCTGTCGCTCAAGTTCCGCCTGGGCGGAGGCGACGCGGGCCACAGCAACGCGCAGTTCGTCGGATTCGTCGTAGCGGTTCCCCTGATGCGCGTCGAGGAGATGAAGCTCATCGAGGCCGAAGCGGCCGGCATGCAGGACGAGGGACGCGGCAAGACGCTGCTCGAGGCCTTCGCCAAGACGCGCGACCCGCAGTACACGTACAACGACCTGCAATCGTTCCGCGACAACGTCTGGTGGCAGCGCCGCGTCGAGCTCTGGGGCGAAGGCTTTGCGACGTTCGACATCAAGCGCTTCGAAAAGGGCATCACGCGCAGCTACGCCGGCACGAACCACCCGAAAGGCTATCGCTGGAACACGGACGGCGTGCCCGACTGGATGAACCTCTGCATCGTGGGAACCGAGGTGAACTTCAACCAGGCCTGCACGAACAACCCGACTCCGATCCAGCCCACCGAGGACTCTCCGGAGAAAGTATGGTAA
- a CDS encoding UDP-glucose dehydrogenase family protein — protein MRIAIVGTGYVGLVSGACFAEMGLDITCVDTDRRKIAALNEGRIPIYEPGLEEIVRRNFDAGRLHFTTDLAACLGEVEVVFSAVGTPPREDGSADLSQVFEVARTFGRHIGRYTLLVTKSTVPVGTAERIRRIVAEELAARGAEVPFDVASNPEFLKEGAAVKDFMSPDRVVVGVESERARRLMARLYRPFLINNFRVLFMDIASAEMTKYAANAMLATRISFMNDIANLCDRVGADVEMVRKGIGSDARIGNKFLYPGCGYGGSCFPKDVQALACTAREHGYTMQVVEAVERVNEAQKGVLVRKLRELLGDDLRGRRIAVWGLAFKPETDDMRKAPALTAIGQLLEAGAEVTAYDPVATEECRRLLKDRPVRYARNMYDAADGADAILLVTEWKEFRMPDWPRLRATMRGDGIVDGRNIFDKQEALAAGFRYRGIGK, from the coding sequence ATGAGGATCGCCATTGTCGGAACGGGCTACGTCGGGCTCGTGTCGGGGGCCTGCTTCGCGGAGATGGGCCTCGACATCACGTGCGTGGATACCGACCGGAGGAAGATCGCGGCGCTGAACGAGGGCCGGATTCCGATTTACGAACCGGGGCTGGAGGAGATCGTGCGGCGCAATTTCGACGCCGGGCGGCTCCACTTCACCACCGACCTCGCGGCGTGTCTCGGCGAGGTGGAGGTGGTCTTCTCGGCCGTCGGCACGCCGCCCCGGGAGGACGGTTCGGCCGACCTCTCGCAGGTGTTCGAGGTGGCCCGCACCTTCGGCCGTCACATCGGCCGCTACACGCTGCTCGTGACCAAGAGCACGGTGCCCGTCGGCACGGCGGAACGCATCCGGCGGATCGTCGCCGAGGAGCTGGCGGCACGCGGCGCGGAGGTGCCGTTCGACGTGGCGTCGAACCCCGAATTCCTCAAGGAGGGTGCGGCCGTCAAGGATTTCATGTCGCCCGACCGCGTGGTGGTGGGCGTCGAGAGCGAACGCGCCCGGCGGCTGATGGCGCGGCTCTACCGTCCGTTCCTGATAAACAACTTCCGCGTGCTGTTCATGGACATCGCCTCGGCCGAAATGACCAAATACGCCGCCAACGCCATGCTGGCGACGCGCATCTCGTTCATGAACGACATCGCCAACCTCTGCGACCGCGTGGGGGCCGACGTCGAGATGGTCCGCAAGGGCATCGGTTCCGACGCCCGCATCGGCAACAAATTCCTCTACCCCGGCTGCGGATACGGCGGCTCGTGCTTCCCGAAGGACGTGCAGGCACTCGCCTGCACGGCCCGCGAACACGGCTACACGATGCAGGTCGTCGAGGCGGTGGAACGGGTGAACGAGGCGCAGAAAGGGGTGCTCGTCCGCAAGCTCCGCGAACTGCTGGGCGACGACCTGCGGGGACGGCGCATCGCCGTATGGGGCCTCGCGTTCAAGCCCGAGACGGACGACATGCGCAAGGCGCCGGCGCTGACGGCGATCGGACAACTGCTGGAGGCCGGGGCCGAAGTGACGGCCTACGACCCGGTGGCGACGGAGGAGTGCCGCCGCCTGCTGAAGGACCGGCCCGTGCGCTATGCCCGGAACATGTACGACGCGGCCGACGGGGCCGACGCCATCCTGCTGGTCACCGAGTGGAAGGAGTTCCGGATGCCCGACTGGCCGCGGCTCCGCGCGACGATGCGCGGCGACGGAATCGTGGACGGCCGCAACATCTTCGACAAGCAGGAGGCCCTCGCCGCAGGATTCCGCTACCGCGGGATCGGCAAATGA